The following are encoded in a window of Actinomycetes bacterium genomic DNA:
- a CDS encoding sugar transferase → MVAESSAFRTETETGTISHRGAGPFLPALVIPAADAVMLLVAVTLFGRGSGLGTAYGVMVFLTLAATGTLRPRLNPTLGHDLPALLGRLAVPLLLLSGLALPLGVSSASLQDLVRVAAVATVLVPVERCVTYAAIRLVRARGYLLERALIVGAGEVGAQVQRVIQEHREYGLVPVGFVDSSEGSALAMPILCDVHAFASTVKRAQVTTVIIAFGAMGDEELAGILRACDALPVELYVVPRFFERGGAPAGLSTEDVWGIPLVWLRRPALRRTTRLTKRAFDLVLATVGLLLAAPVFLAVAVAVRRSSPGPVFFRQLRIGRDGCPFELLKFRTMQVNSDSDTTWSVVGDTRITRTGMFLRRTFLDELPQLLNVLRGDMSLVGPRPERPYFAERFAQEVPRYGDRHRMPGGITGWAQVHGLKGDTPILDRARFDNHYIEHWSLCRDVVIVAHTCANILLRR, encoded by the coding sequence ATGGTGGCCGAGTCCTCCGCGTTCCGTACCGAGACCGAGACGGGGACGATCTCACACCGCGGCGCCGGGCCGTTCCTGCCGGCGCTCGTCATTCCCGCCGCCGACGCGGTCATGCTGCTCGTCGCCGTGACGCTCTTCGGGCGCGGGAGCGGGCTGGGAACGGCCTATGGCGTCATGGTCTTCCTCACGCTTGCGGCCACCGGCACCCTGCGCCCCCGGCTCAACCCGACGCTCGGCCACGACCTTCCCGCGCTGCTCGGCCGGCTCGCCGTCCCGCTCCTGCTCCTCTCGGGCCTGGCGCTGCCGCTTGGCGTGTCCTCCGCCTCGCTCCAGGATCTGGTCCGGGTGGCGGCAGTGGCCACCGTGCTGGTCCCGGTGGAACGGTGTGTGACCTACGCGGCGATCCGTCTCGTCCGGGCGCGGGGGTATCTGCTCGAGCGGGCCTTGATCGTCGGTGCGGGCGAGGTCGGCGCACAGGTGCAGCGGGTCATCCAGGAGCACCGCGAGTACGGCCTGGTGCCCGTCGGGTTCGTGGACTCGTCTGAGGGCAGCGCTCTGGCGATGCCGATCCTCTGCGACGTGCACGCGTTCGCCTCCACGGTGAAGCGAGCCCAGGTGACGACCGTCATCATCGCCTTCGGCGCGATGGGCGACGAGGAGCTGGCAGGCATCCTCCGCGCGTGCGACGCCCTGCCGGTCGAGCTGTACGTCGTGCCACGGTTCTTCGAGCGGGGGGGCGCCCCGGCGGGCCTGTCCACCGAGGACGTCTGGGGCATCCCCCTGGTCTGGCTGCGACGACCGGCGCTGCGGCGGACCACCCGCCTGACCAAGCGAGCGTTCGACCTGGTGCTGGCCACCGTGGGCCTGCTGCTGGCGGCGCCCGTGTTCCTTGCCGTCGCCGTGGCGGTGCGACGCTCGAGCCCCGGTCCGGTGTTCTTCCGGCAGCTCAGGATCGGCAGGGACGGGTGCCCGTTCGAGCTGCTGAAGTTCCGGACCATGCAGGTCAACAGTGACTCGGACACGACCTGGTCGGTGGTGGGCGACACGCGCATCACCAGGACCGGGATGTTCCTGCGGCGCACCTTCCTGGACGAGCTGCCGCAGCTCCTCAACGTCCTGCGGGGGGATATGTCACTGGTCGGCCCGCGGCCCGAGCGGCCCTACTTCGCCGAGCGCTTCGCCCAGGAGGTGCCGCGCTACGGCGACCGGCACCGGATGCCCGGCGGCATCACCGGCTGGGCCCAGGTCCACGGGCTCAAAGGGGACACGCCCATCCTGGACCGTGCCAGGTTCGACAACCACTACATCGAGCACTGGTCGCTCTGTCGCGACGTCGTGATCGTCGCCCACACCTGCGCCAACATCCTGCTCCGCAGGTGA
- a CDS encoding glycosyltransferase family 4 protein, with protein sequence MRVAFVLTQDRGGPVDLTVALARELAGRPGGPAVMIAGPEPLTSAGDVAGLLRPVRVRSKTDVRGGRQLGRVLRRWAPDVVHAQDRRAALAATTVARAGAPVAATYHGVPDGAAGLWVEEGPLAGRRPTAGSAAVLAADALVARRVAVTLAPSAAMAGFLRRRLRVPAAKLRVVPNGVALPAPRPPAGPARTFVSVGTFAPSKSVATLVDAFADVARTRPHLRLLLVGDGDERIACERRAAALGVGAVVEFTGYRTDVPTQLARAEAFVLPSVNENLPLALMEAMGAGLACVASRVGAVPELLADGTGLLVPPDDVAALAAAMASLADDPGLAHTLGKAAAAAARRFSVAACADAHQALWRALR encoded by the coding sequence ATGAGGGTCGCCTTCGTCCTCACCCAGGACCGGGGCGGTCCCGTCGACCTGACCGTCGCGCTGGCCCGGGAGCTGGCCGGGCGTCCGGGAGGGCCCGCCGTGATGATCGCCGGGCCAGAGCCGCTCACCAGCGCCGGCGACGTCGCCGGCCTGCTCAGGCCGGTCCGGGTGCGCTCGAAGACCGACGTGCGGGGCGGCCGGCAGCTCGGCCGGGTCCTGCGCCGCTGGGCCCCCGACGTCGTCCACGCCCAGGACCGGCGGGCGGCGCTCGCGGCCACCACGGTCGCCCGCGCCGGGGCGCCGGTGGCCGCCACCTACCATGGCGTGCCCGACGGCGCGGCCGGGCTCTGGGTCGAGGAGGGCCCGCTCGCGGGCCGCCGCCCCACCGCAGGGTCGGCCGCCGTGCTGGCCGCCGACGCCCTGGTGGCCCGGCGGGTCGCCGTCACCTTGGCCCCGTCGGCGGCGATGGCCGGCTTCTTGCGCCGACGCCTGCGCGTGCCCGCCGCGAAGCTCCGGGTCGTCCCGAACGGGGTAGCCCTGCCAGCGCCGCGGCCCCCGGCCGGCCCGGCTCGGACGTTCGTCTCCGTTGGGACCTTCGCGCCCTCCAAGTCGGTCGCCACCCTCGTCGACGCCTTCGCGGACGTGGCCCGGACCCGACCCCACCTGCGGCTGCTGCTGGTTGGCGACGGCGACGAGCGGATCGCGTGCGAGCGTCGGGCCGCCGCCCTCGGCGTCGGCGCGGTCGTCGAGTTCACCGGGTATCGCACCGACGTGCCCACGCAGCTCGCCCGGGCCGAGGCGTTCGTGCTGCCGTCGGTCAACGAGAACCTCCCCCTCGCCTTGATGGAAGCGATGGGTGCCGGGCTCGCCTGCGTCGCCTCGCGGGTGGGCGCGGTCCCCGAGCTGCTGGCCGACGGGACCGGGCTGCTGGTCCCGCCCGACGACGTAGCTGCTCTGGCCGCCGCGATGGCGTCCCTGGCCGACGATCCCGGCCTCGCCCACACACTGGGCAAGGCGGCCGCGGCGGCGGCCCGGCGCTTCTCGGTCGCCGCCTGCGCAGACGCCCACCAGGCGCTCTGGCGCGCGCTGCGGTGA
- a CDS encoding glycosyltransferase, whose product MRWAARARSAPRDAGRAELGGGPRAERPTILHVVESLGSGVTTALEDYLRSTPDYVHVVLGWRRRGAQTGDELARLAAGVLPLPAGRLAQLRAVRRWVEELRPDIVHAHSSFAGVYARLLPRRLAGAVVYTPHGFSFERRDVPAPLRAVFWLAEAALSLRRADVAAVGPREAELARRLPGRQHVTYVPNVIRLMEPVKPPAAAEEPVEPPAAAEAGAPPCLRLATLGRITPAKDPGFFRRLVLLGRELGLPLRWIWVGGGEPAEEQRLRDAGVVVTGWSSRPAALGWLATADVYVHTAAWEGSPVSVLEAAALGLPIVARRNPALAALGMPSSGETPEALIEAIGPLVDGHCRAELRKHSERLLRQHRPEAQREALERVYATALRTGAGGRAATSAKGGDAGRRDLRKGL is encoded by the coding sequence GTGCGCTGGGCCGCGAGGGCTCGTTCTGCGCCTCGGGACGCCGGGCGTGCCGAGCTCGGGGGCGGGCCGAGGGCCGAGCGTCCCACCATCCTCCACGTCGTCGAATCCCTCGGCAGCGGGGTCACCACCGCGCTCGAGGACTACCTGCGGAGCACGCCGGACTACGTCCACGTCGTGCTCGGCTGGCGGCGGCGCGGCGCGCAGACCGGGGACGAGCTGGCTCGGCTGGCCGCCGGCGTGCTGCCCCTCCCGGCCGGCCGGCTGGCCCAGCTCCGGGCCGTGCGCCGGTGGGTCGAGGAGCTGCGGCCCGACATCGTGCACGCCCACTCCTCCTTTGCCGGCGTGTACGCGCGGCTGCTCCCGAGGAGGCTGGCCGGCGCGGTCGTCTACACGCCGCACGGGTTCTCTTTCGAGCGCCGCGACGTCCCGGCGCCGCTGCGGGCTGTGTTCTGGCTCGCCGAGGCTGCTCTCAGCCTCCGTAGGGCCGATGTCGCCGCGGTCGGCCCGCGCGAGGCCGAGCTGGCCAGGCGCCTTCCGGGCAGGCAGCACGTCACCTACGTGCCGAACGTCATCCGGCTCATGGAGCCGGTCAAGCCCCCCGCGGCCGCCGAGGAACCGGTCGAGCCGCCTGCGGCCGCCGAGGCGGGTGCGCCGCCGTGCCTGCGCCTGGCCACACTCGGCCGGATCACGCCGGCGAAGGACCCCGGGTTCTTCCGCCGTCTGGTCCTCCTCGGCCGCGAGCTGGGCCTGCCGCTCCGCTGGATCTGGGTTGGGGGCGGGGAGCCCGCCGAGGAGCAGCGGCTCCGGGACGCGGGCGTGGTGGTGACGGGCTGGTCTTCGCGGCCGGCGGCGCTCGGCTGGCTGGCCACAGCGGACGTGTACGTGCACACCGCCGCCTGGGAGGGCTCGCCGGTGAGCGTCCTGGAGGCGGCCGCGCTCGGGCTGCCGATCGTGGCCCGGCGCAACCCGGCGCTGGCGGCCCTTGGCATGCCGTCGTCGGGCGAGACCCCGGAGGCGTTGATCGAGGCGATCGGCCCACTCGTCGACGGGCACTGCCGCGCGGAGCTGCGCAAGCACTCCGAGCGCCTGCTCCGCCAGCACCGCCCGGAGGCGCAGCGGGAGGCGCTCGAGCGCGTGTACGCGACGGCGCTGCGCACGGGCGCCGGCGGGCGGGCCGCGACCTCAGCAAAGGGCGGTGACGCAGGCCGCCGGGACCTCAGGAAGGGGCTGTGA
- a CDS encoding polysaccharide deacetylase family protein encodes MQWLARAWARWPLPRGAAVAVLGYHRVDDDGGPLAVSRQAFLLHMAELDAKRERQPVLNLDDAVDRLVAGTAPWRGVVVTFDDAWADNHANALGPLVEHRVPATVYVPSRLLGAPGRLTRTQLLEMAAAGVSVGAHSRTHADLTACSDAELEREVRGSREDLEDLLGVPCTRFAYPAGRLDARVRAAAAAAGFRTAVTAMRGWTRAGVDPLRIPRNFAEDFDAATFTAALRGGLNYLRPVDAARARLGRR; translated from the coding sequence ATGCAGTGGCTGGCCCGGGCGTGGGCCCGCTGGCCCCTGCCCCGCGGTGCGGCCGTCGCGGTGCTCGGCTACCACCGCGTCGACGACGACGGCGGCCCGCTGGCCGTGAGCAGGCAGGCGTTCCTGCTCCACATGGCGGAGCTCGACGCGAAGCGCGAGCGGCAGCCCGTCCTCAACCTCGACGACGCCGTCGACCGGCTCGTGGCCGGGACGGCGCCGTGGCGGGGGGTGGTCGTCACCTTCGACGACGCCTGGGCCGACAACCACGCCAACGCCCTCGGCCCCCTGGTCGAGCACCGGGTGCCCGCCACCGTGTACGTGCCCAGCCGGCTGCTCGGCGCCCCCGGCCGCCTGACCAGGACCCAGCTCCTCGAGATGGCCGCTGCCGGGGTCAGCGTCGGCGCCCACTCGCGGACCCATGCCGACCTGACCGCATGCAGCGACGCCGAGCTCGAGCGGGAGGTGCGCGGCAGCCGCGAGGACCTCGAGGACCTGCTCGGTGTGCCGTGCACGCGCTTCGCCTACCCGGCCGGGCGCCTGGACGCGCGCGTCCGGGCGGCGGCGGCCGCCGCCGGCTTCCGTACCGCGGTCACCGCCATGAGGGGCTGGACCCGGGCCGGTGTGGACCCGCTGCGCATCCCCCGCAACTTCGCCGAGGACTTCGACGCAGCGACCTTCACCGCGGCGCTGCGGGGCGGGCTCAACTACCTCCGCCCGGTCGACGCGGCGCGGGCGCGGCTCGGGCGGCGATGA
- a CDS encoding glycosyltransferase family 4 protein — protein MRLLLVVAAMRPGGAERIVVQLAADAVRRGDAVTVASASGPWVEQVRAAGAQHELVPLDQRSAPATLRAAGRLAAVLRRFRPEVVHAQNVRATLAAALALARPGRRAALLTTLHGLAPADYPAAARLLRLAGGTVIACAPAVGRSLLAAGFPAGRLEVITNGAAVEWPSEPELAAVRQRFAVGSRPLVVGIGRLVAQKAWPTLVEAARHIRDADVLVAGDGPLRAELEATAAAAGDRVRFVGAVERPAALVGLARCVVSTSAWEGLPLALLEALTLGAPVVATAVDGVADVVPPDAALLVPPGDPAAVAAAVNRVLTEPGLAERLSRAARGASGAWALDTMLARYRERYAACVTAPS, from the coding sequence ATGAGGCTGCTGCTGGTCGTCGCGGCGATGCGCCCTGGCGGCGCCGAGCGCATCGTCGTACAGCTCGCCGCCGACGCGGTCCGGCGCGGCGACGCGGTGACGGTGGCGTCGGCCAGCGGCCCCTGGGTCGAGCAGGTCCGGGCGGCCGGGGCCCAGCACGAGCTCGTCCCCCTCGACCAGCGCTCGGCGCCGGCCACCCTCAGGGCGGCCGGTCGGCTCGCTGCGGTGCTGCGACGCTTCCGGCCCGAGGTCGTGCACGCCCAGAACGTGCGGGCGACGCTGGCCGCGGCGCTGGCGCTCGCCCGCCCGGGCCGGCGAGCGGCGCTGCTCACCACCTTGCACGGGCTGGCCCCGGCCGACTATCCCGCCGCCGCTCGCCTGCTGCGGCTCGCCGGCGGCACGGTGATCGCCTGCGCCCCGGCGGTCGGCCGCTCGCTGCTGGCCGCCGGGTTCCCGGCCGGCCGACTCGAGGTCATCACCAACGGCGCCGCCGTGGAGTGGCCCTCCGAGCCCGAGCTGGCGGCCGTGCGGCAGCGCTTCGCGGTCGGGAGCAGGCCGCTGGTGGTCGGGATCGGCCGGCTGGTCGCCCAGAAGGCCTGGCCGACCCTGGTCGAGGCCGCCCGGCACATCCGGGATGCCGACGTGCTGGTCGCCGGCGACGGGCCGCTGCGGGCCGAGCTGGAGGCAACGGCCGCCGCGGCAGGGGACCGGGTGCGGTTCGTCGGCGCGGTGGAGCGGCCGGCCGCGCTCGTCGGCCTGGCCCGCTGCGTCGTGTCCACCTCGGCCTGGGAAGGCCTGCCGCTGGCGCTGCTGGAGGCGCTCACGCTCGGCGCCCCGGTGGTCGCGACGGCGGTCGACGGCGTCGCCGACGTCGTCCCGCCGGACGCCGCCCTGCTGGTCCCGCCCGGCGACCCGGCCGCGGTCGCCGCCGCCGTCAACCGCGTGCTCACCGAGCCGGGCCTCGCCGAGCGCCTGTCGCGGGCGGCCCGCGGCGCGTCCGGGGCGTGGGCGCTGGACACCATGCTCGCGCGCTACCGGGAACGCTACGCGGCCTGCGTCACAGCCCCTTCCTGA
- a CDS encoding O-antigen ligase family protein has product MPLRTTVAAEEPRAIPPRLADRRARGIAVAVVVALSAAAALAASHSPLWALTGVLVAVVLALAAARLPFAVAVLVASFYFDSYLAVGAGIVTVGKLLGALAVAAWFLRWSLARHPAVGDPLLWPLAGLAAWIPLSLATAYDQAAGPTVALRYLTFFALVFLVVQTVDGDRRTATRMIDVAVAAGGASALVGLYSFFLAGDGRAHGPLDDPNDYAFVLAVTVPLALHRARSAAGPLHRAFAALALLAMLAAILASFSRSALVGLVVAGAWAAATRRLPLRWALFAVAGLVAVALTSYVLQPERVETALLQKRHVAQSNIDQRLVAWRVALEEFASSPVLGVGPGNFEARFDEFALPPDSREGALAAHNAYLSVLAELGAPGLALFLAYLALAWSRLRRRFPGDPDADALQSALAGGFVVAMVGAMFLTEQFYAPLWLLPAIGATLARGRPAGRVRVDRTRTA; this is encoded by the coding sequence ATGCCGCTCCGAACGACGGTGGCCGCCGAGGAGCCGCGCGCGATCCCTCCCCGGCTCGCGGACAGGCGGGCCCGCGGCATCGCCGTGGCCGTCGTGGTCGCCCTCTCGGCCGCCGCGGCGTTGGCCGCGAGCCACAGCCCGCTCTGGGCGCTTACGGGCGTGCTCGTCGCCGTGGTCCTGGCGCTCGCCGCGGCGAGGTTGCCGTTCGCCGTCGCGGTCCTGGTGGCGTCGTTCTACTTCGACTCCTACCTCGCCGTCGGCGCGGGCATCGTCACCGTGGGCAAGCTGCTCGGCGCGCTCGCGGTCGCCGCCTGGTTCCTCCGCTGGAGCCTCGCCCGCCATCCCGCCGTCGGCGACCCGCTGCTCTGGCCCCTGGCCGGGCTGGCCGCCTGGATCCCGCTGTCGCTGGCCACCGCCTACGACCAGGCCGCCGGGCCGACGGTGGCGCTGCGGTACCTCACCTTCTTCGCGCTCGTCTTCCTGGTCGTCCAGACGGTCGACGGCGACCGGCGCACCGCGACCCGGATGATCGACGTGGCCGTGGCCGCCGGCGGAGCGTCCGCGCTGGTGGGGCTCTACAGCTTCTTCCTCGCCGGCGACGGGCGCGCACACGGCCCGCTCGACGACCCCAACGACTACGCTTTCGTGCTCGCGGTCACCGTGCCGCTGGCCCTGCACCGCGCCCGCTCGGCCGCGGGACCGCTCCACCGGGCGTTCGCCGCGCTCGCGCTCCTGGCCATGCTCGCGGCCATCCTCGCCTCCTTCTCCAGGTCGGCGCTGGTCGGGCTGGTCGTGGCGGGCGCGTGGGCGGCCGCGACCAGGCGGCTGCCCCTGCGCTGGGCCCTTTTCGCCGTGGCCGGCCTGGTCGCCGTCGCGTTGACCTCCTACGTCCTGCAGCCGGAGCGCGTCGAGACCGCTCTGCTCCAGAAACGGCACGTGGCGCAGAGCAACATCGACCAGCGCCTGGTCGCCTGGCGGGTCGCGCTCGAGGAGTTCGCAAGCTCCCCCGTGCTCGGTGTCGGACCGGGCAACTTCGAGGCCAGGTTCGACGAGTTCGCGCTGCCCCCCGACTCCAGGGAGGGCGCGCTCGCTGCCCACAACGCCTACCTGAGCGTCCTCGCCGAGCTGGGCGCGCCCGGCCTCGCCCTGTTCCTGGCCTACCTCGCCCTGGCCTGGTCGAGGCTGCGGCGGCGCTTCCCCGGCGACCCGGACGCCGACGCCCTGCAGTCCGCCCTGGCCGGGGGGTTCGTGGTCGCGATGGTGGGCGCGATGTTCCTGACCGAGCAGTTCTACGCCCCGCTGTGGCTCCTGCCAGCGATCGGCGCCACGCTGGCGCGGGGGCGGCCGGCGGGCCGTGTCCGGGTGGACCGGACCCGGACCGCATGA
- a CDS encoding TetR/AcrR family transcriptional regulator, translating to MTVPSTSKPTREEQRRRAILRATWRLICERGYHNVRVSDIAHEVGTSTGTVHYYFPGKDDVLDQALTISFEQAFARQHEALFPLGDARDRLIRLVELQVPDSPEVRGEWSVWLQFWNESVLRPELRDRNHETYEQWRDLVRRITLRGQREGVFKQVDTEEFVAHFTALLDGLAIQVMADSPVVSAAAMRALLLAWVRRELFVDPGYEPPWRTGRNRRRR from the coding sequence ATGACCGTCCCGTCCACGTCCAAGCCCACCCGCGAGGAGCAGCGCCGCCGCGCGATCCTGCGGGCGACCTGGCGGCTGATCTGCGAGCGCGGCTACCACAACGTCCGCGTCTCCGACATCGCCCACGAGGTCGGCACCAGCACCGGCACGGTCCACTACTACTTCCCGGGCAAGGACGACGTCCTCGACCAGGCGCTGACCATCTCCTTCGAGCAGGCCTTCGCACGCCAGCACGAGGCGCTGTTCCCTCTGGGCGACGCCCGCGACCGGCTCATCCGCCTGGTCGAGCTGCAGGTGCCCGACTCCCCGGAGGTGCGCGGCGAGTGGAGCGTGTGGCTGCAGTTCTGGAACGAGTCGGTGCTCCGCCCGGAGCTGCGCGACCGCAACCACGAGACCTACGAGCAGTGGCGCGACCTGGTGCGCCGCATCACCCTGCGGGGCCAGCGCGAGGGCGTCTTCAAGCAGGTCGACACCGAGGAGTTCGTCGCCCACTTCACCGCCCTGCTCGACGGCCTGGCGATCCAGGTGATGGCCGACTCCCCGGTGGTCTCGGCCGCCGCCATGCGCGCCCTGCTGCTCGCCTGGGTCAGGCGGGAGCTGTTCGTCGACCCCGGCTACGAGCCGCCCTGGCGGACCGGCCGCAACCGGCGCCGCCGCTAG
- a CDS encoding putative glycoside hydrolase: protein MQKLPSGGSSGWRGLVGLCLVLLLTVGGCETQAPSVRGSGPGPGADPRIPGPYRRGVWLLLDHGENRHACHGDGAGRYRYIVVQWYTTRDAACPLERIKAANPGARVLAYQNIGAMIAGPHTDGRPSTCVTQEEAAAHDAVAPGDAWHLHDRAGNVLSFHDEYAYLDPGNVGRSSYQAQCLRRLARIKADGYDGVLGDDANVYPGHGLGEASGTPLDEYPTDAAYGDAMVGAMRRIGPGAKRLGLLVVPNVGADPGTPAHRGRALAIARASSGFFREFWTRWKGAGPGHGGAAWEAGATLAQQVEALGRPFIANTYDGPGPNGAAADQQYAVASFWLVWDGLLDGGWGYNVLGDPAAGFSPAWGPDLGAPSDAARVRVGVGWQRRYAAGIAVVNPSPSASQRFELGAEYHRPDGSAATTVTLPPMSGMVLTGAETAGDRS, encoded by the coding sequence TTGCAAAAGCTACCAAGCGGAGGGTCCTCAGGGTGGCGGGGCCTTGTCGGCCTCTGCCTCGTGCTCCTGCTCACGGTCGGCGGCTGCGAGACCCAGGCGCCGTCGGTGCGCGGGTCGGGCCCGGGGCCAGGCGCCGACCCGCGCATCCCGGGCCCGTACCGGCGCGGCGTCTGGCTGCTCCTCGACCACGGGGAGAACCGCCATGCCTGCCACGGGGACGGTGCCGGCCGCTACCGGTACATCGTCGTGCAGTGGTACACCACCCGCGACGCCGCCTGCCCCCTCGAGCGGATCAAGGCGGCCAACCCCGGCGCCAGGGTGCTGGCCTACCAGAACATCGGGGCCATGATCGCCGGGCCGCACACCGACGGCAGGCCGTCGACCTGCGTCACCCAGGAGGAGGCGGCCGCCCACGACGCCGTGGCCCCGGGCGACGCCTGGCACCTGCACGACCGGGCCGGGAACGTGCTGTCGTTCCACGACGAGTACGCCTACCTCGACCCGGGCAACGTCGGGCGCAGCTCCTACCAGGCGCAGTGCCTGCGCCGCCTGGCGCGGATCAAGGCCGACGGTTACGACGGCGTCCTCGGCGACGACGCCAACGTCTACCCCGGGCACGGGCTGGGTGAGGCCAGCGGCACGCCCTTGGACGAGTACCCCACCGACGCCGCCTACGGCGACGCCATGGTCGGGGCGATGCGCCGCATCGGCCCGGGCGCGAAGCGGCTCGGCCTGCTCGTCGTCCCGAACGTCGGCGCCGACCCTGGGACGCCGGCGCACCGCGGCAGGGCGCTGGCGATCGCGCGCGCGAGCTCCGGCTTCTTCCGGGAGTTCTGGACACGTTGGAAGGGCGCAGGGCCGGGCCACGGCGGCGCGGCGTGGGAGGCGGGCGCCACGCTCGCACAGCAGGTGGAGGCGCTCGGCAGACCGTTCATCGCCAACACCTATGACGGGCCGGGCCCGAACGGCGCAGCCGCCGACCAGCAGTACGCGGTCGCGAGCTTCTGGCTGGTGTGGGACGGCCTGCTGGACGGCGGCTGGGGGTACAACGTCCTTGGCGATCCCGCGGCGGGGTTCTCGCCGGCCTGGGGCCCGGACCTCGGCGCGCCGTCCGACGCCGCGCGGGTGCGGGTCGGTGTGGGCTGGCAGCGCCGCTACGCCGCCGGCATCGCCGTGGTGAACCCGTCGCCGTCGGCGTCGCAGCGCTTCGAGCTCGGCGCCGAGTACCACAGGCCGGACGGGTCGGCCGCGACGACCGTGACCTTGCCGCCCATGAGCGGCATGGTACTCACGGGTGCGGAGACGGCCGGAGACCGCTCTTGA
- a CDS encoding polysaccharide biosynthesis tyrosine autokinase, whose product MHTAELLHVIARRKLVAILTAALVLAGGVLFLVSQPRVYESSASVALEPAAQRPDTLAAYDAIVTRLLPLYATKVRTQTFLDRVAAQLPEHPNGRTLKGKVFAEPDPAAAVLKLVARANDPQRAARRAEVTTQQFLFELQGTRIVSFEVIDQPRVPDAPVSPRPWLVLASSLLLAAFLAVAVAVAWERLFGHIHDLEELRLASGALVLGAVPKERLLRRPASALFIGDPTMAVVEESLRNIRVALLGPGRGTPTFQKVTLTSINPEEGKSTLTANLAVAIAEVGLHVLVVDADTHRPRQHEIFDLPNEQGLSTAVDVETALQTTSFPKVSVLTAGPRPQRQSEIVGQYVHVVPKLNEFADFVIVDSAPLSAAADVRLLAAMTDGVVLLVRAGATSAEQLRHALHGLDAVGVPVLGLILTMSSRRVGRYSPYRYAYAERASGRD is encoded by the coding sequence GTGCACACAGCCGAGCTCCTCCATGTGATCGCGCGCCGGAAGCTGGTCGCGATCCTCACCGCCGCGCTGGTCCTCGCCGGAGGAGTGCTCTTCCTGGTCTCACAGCCCCGCGTCTACGAGTCCAGCGCCTCGGTGGCGCTGGAGCCGGCGGCCCAGAGGCCCGACACGCTCGCCGCGTACGACGCGATCGTGACCAGGCTGCTGCCGCTGTACGCCACCAAGGTGCGCACCCAGACCTTCCTCGACCGGGTCGCGGCGCAGCTGCCAGAGCACCCCAACGGCAGGACCCTCAAGGGCAAGGTGTTCGCCGAGCCGGATCCCGCCGCCGCCGTGCTCAAGCTCGTCGCTCGCGCGAACGACCCGCAGCGGGCCGCCCGGCGGGCGGAGGTGACCACGCAGCAGTTCCTGTTCGAGCTGCAGGGCACGCGCATCGTCAGCTTCGAGGTCATCGACCAGCCCAGGGTGCCTGACGCTCCGGTGAGCCCGCGGCCCTGGCTGGTCCTGGCGTCGTCGCTCCTTCTGGCCGCGTTCCTTGCCGTCGCGGTGGCGGTGGCCTGGGAGCGGCTGTTCGGCCACATCCACGACCTGGAGGAGCTGAGGCTGGCCTCCGGGGCGCTCGTCCTCGGCGCCGTTCCCAAGGAACGGCTGCTCAGACGCCCGGCGAGCGCACTGTTCATCGGCGACCCGACCATGGCAGTCGTCGAGGAGAGCCTGCGCAACATCCGGGTCGCCCTGCTCGGCCCGGGCCGGGGCACGCCGACGTTCCAGAAGGTCACGCTGACCAGCATCAACCCGGAGGAGGGGAAGTCGACGCTCACGGCCAACCTGGCCGTGGCCATCGCTGAGGTCGGCCTGCACGTGCTGGTCGTGGACGCCGACACCCACCGCCCACGTCAGCACGAGATCTTCGACCTGCCCAACGAGCAGGGCCTCAGCACGGCCGTCGACGTCGAGACGGCGTTGCAGACCACCAGCTTCCCCAAGGTCAGCGTCCTCACGGCAGGCCCGCGGCCGCAGCGGCAGAGCGAGATCGTTGGGCAGTACGTGCACGTGGTACCCAAGCTGAACGAGTTCGCGGACTTCGTGATCGTCGACAGCGCGCCGCTGTCAGCCGCCGCCGACGTCCGGCTGCTGGCCGCGATGACCGACGGGGTCGTGCTCCTGGTCCGGGCGGGTGCAACCTCCGCGGAGCAGCTCCGCCACGCCCTCCACGGGCTCGACGCCGTCGGTGTGCCCGTGCTCGGGCTCATCCTGACGATGAGTTCGAGGCGTGTCGGCCGCTACTCCCCGTACAGGTACGCGTACGCCGAGCGGGCGTCCGGCCGCGACTAG